A region of Solanum dulcamara chromosome 7, daSolDulc1.2, whole genome shotgun sequence DNA encodes the following proteins:
- the LOC129896703 gene encoding rac-like GTP-binding protein 3 isoform X2 — protein sequence MASSASRFIKCVTVGDGAVGKTCMLICYTSNKFPTDYVPTVFDNFSANVVVEGTTVNLGLWDTAGQEDYNRLRPLSYRGADVFVLAFSLVSRASYENILKKWIPELQHYAPGIPVVLAGTKLDLREDKHFLADHPGLVPVTTAQGEELRKQIGAAYYIECSSKTQQNVKAVFDAAIKVVIKPPQKQKEKKKQRRGCLMNVMCGRKLICLK from the exons ATGGCCTCAAGTGCTTCAAGATTCATCAAGTGTGTTACGGTTGGTGATGGCGCTGTTGGCAAGACTTGTATGCTTATTTGCTATACCAGTAACAAGTTTCCTACT GACTATGTTCCAACGGTATTTGACAACTTCAGTGCTAATGTGGTTGTTGAAGGGACCACGGTAAATTTAGGTCTTTGGGATACTGCAG GACAAGAAGATTACAACAGACTACGACCACTGAGCTACCGAGGAGCAGATGTTTTTGTCCTAGCGTTCTCCTTGGTTAGTCGTGCAAGCTATGAGAACATACTTAAAAAG TGGATTCCTGAACTTCAGCATTATGCTCCTGGAATTCCGGTGGTATTAGCCGGCACCAAACTTG ATCTTCGCGAGGATAAGCACTTCTTGGCTGATCATCCTGGATTAGTTCCTGTCACCACTGCGCAG GGAGAGGAGCTGCGGAAACAAATTGGTGCTGCCTATTATATCGAATGTAGCTCTAAGACACAGCAG AATGTGAAAGCTGTATTTGATGCTGCAATCAAGGTCGTCATCAAGCCACCACAAAAgcaaaaggagaagaaaaaacaACGTCGAGGATGTCTTAT GAATGTGATGTGTGGAAGGAAGCTCATCTGTTTGAAGTGA
- the LOC129893995 gene encoding probable inactive receptor kinase At2g26730 yields MIPITRWVILSIIFQMLLVLAGSETLEVRQALVMFINKISLGNISKEVNFGWNLSSDPCTNKWEGITCDSRKQHVKKIVLDQKNLTGILDAAFVCEATSLSVLSLNENEIIGSLPQEISNCRRLTHLYLRGNKLSSNLPSSLSRLSNLKRFVISDNAFSGQIPDMSRISGLLTFLAERNQLTGQIPEFEFSNLVEFNVSYNNLTGPVPDVKGHFSSSSFSGNPGLCGLILSRTCPPLPSPPPHTVAKKKKVTFFIYLGYVILGVIIILLLVWKLFKCIRKKKSNSTPKDQNKAISSAGESKTPKNRSEYSITSSENSMVSASFEILSSPLANKLRFEDLLRAPAELIGKGKHGSVYKVNVDGVTLVVKRISGWNISKDDFKKRMQRINRMKHPHVLPLVAFYSSKQEKLTVYKYQQNGSLFKHLHSSQGSQVIEWANRLAIAVSVAEALAFMHEGLHHDDIPHGNMKSTNILLNEDMEACISEYGQMPNNQDQSFVAQSDHSIREDDSVAITARNAFKMDVYSFGVILLELLTGKPVQASGYDLARWVNSVVREEWTGEVFDKSLITNGANEERMISLLHVALKCINTSPDARPNIKEVAFIINSIKEDEEKSVSVLSSEV; encoded by the exons ATGATTCCGATTACAAGATGGGTAATCTTGAGTATAATCTTTCAAATGTTGCTAGTACTTGCAGGTTCAGAGACTCTGGAAGTGAGGCAAGCATTAGTCATGTTTATAAACAAGATTTCACTTGGGAACATCTCAAAAGAAGTGAACTTTGGATGGAATTTATCATCTGATCCATGTACCAACAAATGGGAAGGCATAACTTGTGATTCAAGAAAGCAACACGTGAAAAAAATCGTTCTTGATCAGAAGAATCTCACTGGAATTCTTGATGCTGCTTTTGTCTGTGAGGCTACTTCCCTTTCTGTACTGAGCTTGAATGAGAACGAAATTATTGGAAGTTTACCACAAGAAATATCAAACTGCAGGCGTCTCACACATTTATATCTGCGTGGCAACAAATTATCAAGCAATTTACCAAGCTCTCTTTCACGGTTGAGCAATTTGAAAAGGTTTGTTATTTCAGATAATGCCTTCTCGGGACAGATACCGGATATGTCAAGAATCTCAGGGTTGTTAACTTTTTTGGCTGAAAGAAATCAGCTAACAGGGCAGATACCTGAATTTGAGTTTTCCAATCTTGTAGAATTCAATGTCTCCTACAATAATTTAACTGGTCCAGTTCCTGATGTCAAGGGCCACTTTAGTTCCAGCAGTTTTTCGGGTAATCCCGGATTATGTGGACTGATATTGTCAAGAACATGTCCACCCTTGCCATCGCCACCTCCTCATACAGTTGCTAAGAAGAAAAAAGTCACATTCTTTATCTATCTTGGCTATGTTATTCTTGGGGTGATTATCATACTTCTACTTGTATGGAAGCTATTTAAGTGcataaggaagaaaaagagcaATAGTACTCCAAAGGATCAGAACAAGGCTATTAGCTCTGCTGGTGAATCAAAGACTCCTAAAAACAGGTCAGAATATTCAATAACATCTTCCGAAAACTCCATGGTTTCAGCTTCATTTGAAATCCTTTCAAGTCCTCTGGCTAATAAATTGAGATTTGAGGATTTGCTTCGAGCTCCAGCTGAATTGATTGGGAAAGGAAAACATGGAAGTGTTTACAAGGTCAATGTTGATGGAGTAACATTGGTAGTAAAGCGGATCAGTGGTTGGAATATTTCGAAAGACGATTTCAAGAAGAGGATGCAGAGAATAAATAGAATGAAGCATCCTCATGTGTTGCCCCTTGTTGCCTTCTATAGTTCCAAACAAGAGAAGCTAACAGTTTACAAGTACCAGCAGAATGGCAGTCTATTCAAGCATCTCCATT CATCTCAGGGCAGCCAAGTTATCGAGTGGGCGAACAGATTAGCTATTGCAGTCAGTGTTGCAGAAGCCTTAGCTTTTATGCATGAAGGCCTTCATCATGACGATATTCCTCATGGAAACATGAAATCTACCAATATTCTGCTGAACGAAGACATGGAGGCCTGTATCAGTGAGTATGGTCAAATGCCCAACAATCAAGACCAGTCATTTGTTGCTCAAAGTGATCATAGCATCAGAGAAGATGATTCGGTTGCAATTACTGCACGCAACGCCTTCAAGATGGATGTTTATAGTTTTGGAGTGATTCTTCTTGAATTGCTCACAGGGAAGCCTGTTCAGGCTAGTGGATATGATTTGGCTAGGTGGGTAAATTCAGTGGTTAGAGAGGAATGGACAGGTGAAGTTTTCGATAAGTCCCTTATTACAAATGGTGCAAATGAAGAAAGAATGATCAGTCTGTTACATGTAGCCCTCAAATGCATAAATACATCACCAGATGCAAGGCCCAACATAAAGGAAGTTGCTTTCATCATCAATTCCATTAAGGAAGATGAAGAGAAATCCGTGTCCGTACTCAGCAGTGAGGTTTAA
- the LOC129896703 gene encoding rac-like GTP-binding protein 3 isoform X1 codes for MASSASRFIKCVTVGDGAVGKTCMLICYTSNKFPTDYVPTVFDNFSANVVVEGTTVNLGLWDTAGQEDYNRLRPLSYRGADVFVLAFSLVSRASYENILKKWIPELQHYAPGIPVVLAGTKLVDRLYFASFTLIQRGISFYGERKVNISVSKNHDLREDKHFLADHPGLVPVTTAQGEELRKQIGAAYYIECSSKTQQNVKAVFDAAIKVVIKPPQKQKEKKKQRRGCLMNVMCGRKLICLK; via the exons ATGGCCTCAAGTGCTTCAAGATTCATCAAGTGTGTTACGGTTGGTGATGGCGCTGTTGGCAAGACTTGTATGCTTATTTGCTATACCAGTAACAAGTTTCCTACT GACTATGTTCCAACGGTATTTGACAACTTCAGTGCTAATGTGGTTGTTGAAGGGACCACGGTAAATTTAGGTCTTTGGGATACTGCAG GACAAGAAGATTACAACAGACTACGACCACTGAGCTACCGAGGAGCAGATGTTTTTGTCCTAGCGTTCTCCTTGGTTAGTCGTGCAAGCTATGAGAACATACTTAAAAAG TGGATTCCTGAACTTCAGCATTATGCTCCTGGAATTCCGGTGGTATTAGCCGGCACCAAACTTG tTGACAGACTTTATTTTGCTTCCTTTACACTTATTCAACGTGGAATCTCATTCTATGGAGAAAGAAAAGTGAATATTAGTGTATCTAAAAATCATG ATCTTCGCGAGGATAAGCACTTCTTGGCTGATCATCCTGGATTAGTTCCTGTCACCACTGCGCAG GGAGAGGAGCTGCGGAAACAAATTGGTGCTGCCTATTATATCGAATGTAGCTCTAAGACACAGCAG AATGTGAAAGCTGTATTTGATGCTGCAATCAAGGTCGTCATCAAGCCACCACAAAAgcaaaaggagaagaaaaaacaACGTCGAGGATGTCTTAT GAATGTGATGTGTGGAAGGAAGCTCATCTGTTTGAAGTGA